The Pseudomonas sp. R4-35-07 genome contains a region encoding:
- the waaC gene encoding lipopolysaccharide heptosyltransferase I — MRVLVIKTSSLGDVIHALPALTDAARAIPGIRFDWVVEEGFAEIPTWHPAVDKVIPVAIRRWRKNLWQTIKSGEWRRFKQAVQSTKYDLVIDAQGLLKSAWLTRYVRAPVAGFDKTSAREPLAARFYSRRLAVARGQHAVERLRQLFAVALGYDLPKGLGDYGLSVEKLLGLPPKKPFVLLLHGTTWDTKHWPEAYWRELAERMARLGVDVKLPWGNAAEKARAERLAQGLPNAEVLPKLNLAGVARVLAGARACVAVDTGLGHLAAALDVPTISLFGPTNPGLTGAYGKGQVHLASDWPCAPCLQKHCTYQPTADDLRRFDITRESPLCFTRLNPERVASRLSALLLAEEQH, encoded by the coding sequence TTGCGGGTACTGGTAATCAAGACCTCATCCCTGGGCGACGTGATCCACGCCTTGCCGGCACTCACCGACGCGGCGCGGGCGATCCCCGGCATCCGTTTCGATTGGGTGGTGGAAGAAGGCTTTGCCGAAATTCCGACCTGGCACCCGGCGGTGGACAAGGTGATCCCGGTGGCGATTCGTCGCTGGCGCAAGAACCTCTGGCAAACCATCAAGAGCGGCGAATGGCGGCGTTTCAAACAGGCCGTGCAGTCGACCAAGTATGACCTGGTGATCGATGCCCAGGGCCTGCTGAAAAGTGCCTGGCTGACCCGCTACGTGCGGGCGCCGGTCGCCGGCTTCGATAAAACCTCAGCCCGCGAGCCCCTGGCGGCGCGCTTCTATTCCCGACGCCTGGCCGTGGCCCGTGGGCAACATGCGGTGGAGCGGTTGCGCCAACTGTTTGCCGTGGCGCTGGGCTATGACCTGCCCAAGGGCCTGGGCGACTACGGCTTGAGCGTCGAGAAACTGCTTGGCCTGCCGCCGAAGAAACCCTTCGTGCTGCTGCTGCACGGCACCACCTGGGACACCAAGCACTGGCCCGAAGCCTACTGGCGCGAACTGGCCGAACGCATGGCCCGCCTGGGCGTGGACGTAAAATTACCGTGGGGCAATGCCGCCGAAAAAGCCCGCGCCGAGCGCCTGGCCCAGGGCTTGCCCAACGCTGAAGTGCTGCCAAAACTGAACCTGGCGGGCGTGGCCCGTGTATTGGCCGGTGCGCGCGCCTGTGTGGCGGTGGACACCGGCCTCGGCCACTTGGCGGCGGCGCTGGATGTGCCGACCATTTCGCTGTTCGGGCCGACCAACCCGGGCCTCACCGGCGCCTACGGCAAAGGCCAGGTCCACTTGGCCAGCGACTGGCCGTGTGCGCCGTGCCTGCAAAAGCACTGCACCTACCAACCCACCGCCGATGACCTGCGGCGGTTCGACATCACGCGCGAGTCGCCCCTGTGCTTCACGCGCCTGAATCCTGAGCGCGTAGCAAGCCGACTGAGCGCGTTGTTACTGGCTGAGGAGCAGCACTGA
- the waaF gene encoding lipopolysaccharide heptosyltransferase II has product MNILIVGPSWVGDMVMAQTLFQCLRLRYPDCQIDVLAPEWSRPILERMPQVRKALSFPLGHGALELATRRRIGKAMAGQYDQAILLPNSLKSALVPFFAGIPKRTGWRGEFRYVLLNDVRTLDKARYPLMIERFMALAYEPGAELPTPYPRPSLQIDPLTRDAALAKFGLALDRPVLALCPGAEFGESKRWPSEHYAKVAETKIREGWQVWLFGSKNDHSVGEDIRQRLIPGLREEAVNLSGETSLAEAIDLLSCADAVVSNDSGLMHVAAALNRPLVAVYGSTSPGFTPPLADQVEVVRLGLDCSPCFERTCRFGHYNCLRQLLPQPVTDALQRLQGDVVEVH; this is encoded by the coding sequence ATGAATATTCTGATCGTTGGGCCCAGTTGGGTCGGTGACATGGTGATGGCACAGACACTGTTCCAGTGTCTGCGGCTGCGCTATCCGGACTGCCAGATCGACGTGCTCGCCCCTGAGTGGAGCCGGCCGATCCTCGAGCGCATGCCCCAGGTGCGCAAGGCCTTGAGCTTTCCGCTCGGCCATGGCGCGCTGGAATTGGCGACCCGTCGGCGCATCGGCAAAGCCATGGCCGGCCAGTACGACCAGGCGATCCTGTTGCCCAACTCGCTGAAGTCGGCGCTGGTGCCGTTTTTTGCCGGCATTCCCAAGCGTACCGGCTGGCGCGGCGAGTTTCGCTATGTGCTGCTTAACGATGTACGCACCCTGGACAAAGCGCGCTACCCGTTGATGATCGAGCGTTTCATGGCCCTGGCCTACGAACCCGGCGCCGAGCTGCCCACGCCGTATCCGCGCCCCAGCTTGCAGATCGACCCGCTGACCCGTGATGCGGCGCTGGCCAAGTTCGGCCTGGCGCTGGACCGCCCGGTATTGGCCTTGTGCCCGGGCGCCGAGTTCGGCGAGTCCAAGCGCTGGCCGTCGGAACACTACGCCAAGGTCGCCGAGACCAAGATCCGCGAAGGCTGGCAGGTGTGGCTGTTTGGCTCCAAAAACGATCATTCGGTGGGTGAGGATATTCGCCAGCGCCTGATTCCGGGCCTGCGCGAAGAGGCGGTGAACCTCAGTGGCGAGACGTCCCTGGCCGAAGCCATCGACTTGCTGTCATGCGCCGACGCGGTGGTGTCCAACGACTCCGGCCTGATGCACGTCGCCGCTGCGCTGAATCGCCCGTTGGTGGCGGTGTACGGCTCGACGTCCCCAGGGTTCACGCCACCCTTGGCCGACCAGGTCGAAGTGGTGCGCCTGGGCCTGGATTGCAGCCCCTGTTTTGAGCGCACCTGCCGTTTCGGCCACTACAACTGCCTGCGCCAATTGCTGCCGCAGCCGGTAACCGATGCCTTGCAGCGGTTGCAGGGCGACGTGGTCGAGGTTCACTGA